GGTATAAGGATCCAGCCAAGCAAGGGTGGGATGTCAACAGATTGGTGCGGCCCGTTTCTTTCTAGTCTAGTTGGATTTCCAGATTGACTTGGGCTTTACGGTTCGattttttggttttctttgGGCACTTTCGTTTTGCCGTTGGTGTTCCGTTCGAATGCCGAtgcaactgactgtgactgacAAGTGCCGCAAACGGCTCGGTGGGTATCTTTGTGGCGCCTTCCGCGTGGAATTGAACCCCTACTTTAGATAAACCCTATCGTGGAGACGTCGAGATATTTCACTATACAAACAAGCAGAGCGAGGAAGCGGCCCTCGTGAGAGCCCCACATTTTTCCGTCAGGTGCCTCGGCGTCCCGTCAATGTCGCGCGCTCTTCGACAGAACCTGTCGACGGCGGGTACCATTGGTATCttggactgactgtgagtgacaaGGAGTGATCTTGTCCCTCTACGGACCTGTCGTTCTACCCATTGGACGATCCGATCCGACGGCGGCCGCTGCTAAGTCCACatccaacaaaagcaacGCAAGTCAACAACAGTACAAAACATGGGGCTCCTTACAAAGTCCCCGTTAGCTCTCATCGTTGTTTTGGGAGTCGCGTCTCTTTCCGATGCCTTTGTCCCTCAACACTCTCGGTTTGCCCGACACCCAAGCGTCAAAGATGCCGTCTCGAAAAAAGATTCTTACGACATTACCTTATTACCAGGCGACGGCATTGGTCCGGAAATTACGGAATCCACCAAAAAGGTCCTGACAGCCTTGTGTGAAAAATGTGGATTCGACATGAACCTGAAAGTAGCCTTAATTGGCGGTGCTGCTATTGACGCCGTCAACGACCCCTTTCCACAAGAGTCTCTGGAACAGTGCCAAGCGTCCGATTCAGTACTCTTGGCTTGCATTGGAGGATACAAGTGGGACAGTAATCCGAGAGAATTGCGCCCGGAAAGTGGACTGTTGAAAATGCGCAAAGAAATGGGGCTCTTTGCCAACCTCCGACCAGCAAAGGTTTTGCCCCAGCTGATTGACGCCTCGACCTTGAAGCGCGAAGTGGTAGAAGGCGTCGATGTCATGGTGGTGCGAGAATTGACCGGTGATGTATACTTTGGTACTCCCAAGGGCATCGAGACGATCAATGGTACGTGCACCGCATGTTTTTCGACTACAACCGAATACTAAAAGAGGCAACAGACTAAACATTTTCGGGTCACGATATCTCCTATTCTTTACTCTTGTATTCTCGTATTTTGAACAGGCGAACGAGTGGGATACAACAACATGATCTATTCGGAATCGGAAATCGATCGTATCGCCCGTGTAGCTGGAGATGTCGCCAGCAAGCGCGGAAAAAAGCTGTGCAGCGTAGACAAGGCCAACGTACTAGATGTCAGTCAGCTATGGCGAGAAGTTGTGACGGACGTCATTACCAAAGATTTCCCGGATGTGGAGCTTAGTCACATGTACGTCGATAATGCCGCTATGCAGTTGATTCGATGGCCCAAGCAATTTGATACCATTGTTTGCGGCAACATTTTCGGTGACATTCTATCGGACGAAGCTTCCATGTTGGTCGGTTCCTTGGGTATGCTTCCCTCGGCCTCCATTGGTGAATCCGGGCCGGGAGTGTTTGAACCCTGCCATGGATCTGCTCCCGACATTGCTGGAGAAGACAAGGCTAACCCTCTGGCCATGATTCTGTCCGCCGCCATGATGCTCAAGTACGATTTGGACCGGCCTGATGAAGCGTTGTTGCTCGAGAACGCCGTTGAAGCCGTACTGGATCAGGGACTCCGTACGCCGGACATCAAGCAAGAAGGTGATGGTTGCAAATTGGTGGGTTGCTCCGAGATGGGCGAGGCGGTGGCCAAGATTGTCACGGAATTGGACGTTCCCAATAGCGCCGAAGTGAGTGTGTAAAGTAGCGCAACGCTAATGGTAGTTCTATCTCTCTGGTGGAGGGCGTCCATAGTAACACTACTGGTATATTACGGGTAGTTTGTCAGGCTCTGAGGCAAAGTGaggattcttctttggcgcGCCGACTAGTTCGAGCGCCGCGTCTTGATTCTGATAGTTTTACCTTGTAATACTTCTGAGACAAAATATTTCCTATTCACGTCAAAGCTATTCTTTCCGATGTATAACGCTTTCCTTATAGTGGGCTTATGTCTTGAGAAGTCCCTCGACTCCAGGAGCTCtcgattcacagtcattaGTAGAAAACTGCCAGTAAATCAACCGCAGCGAAACAAGAGAATTGACGGTGGGCGGGAGCCCAACAATAAATTTTggtgactgactgtgatcgaTATGTAAGGATAATCCGCGGAATTTGGAAAACCGGGTCCCTGACGAATGGCGCTTCTCTTATGTGTGCGCTTACTGTTGCGTTAGGTATCTGAGAGTGAAACCAACTTTCTCGTCGAAgccttcactgtcagcgatCTCTGCCAAGTTCCATTTGAGAGCTTGCTACCTAGAACATAccaactgactgtgagtagcGCCTTCTCCGGGTAGAGTGTCCGTTTGACAATGCCTGGAAGCAAGTTTTTGGCTTTGCAAAGGCGGAGGCAGCGTCGTCAAAGTTCGCTGGCTAGTCGCTACTTGGCCTCTGCGGAAGAGGCTGAAACTGCAGAACTGGAGAACGTGTCGTATCCAGTCTACCCACAACGACATCCGAAGCGTGGCTTAGACTCTACCACCAACGGAACACGTTCACCGAGCTCACCCAGATCCAAGTCGTCGCATGCGGCGACATCTACGAAGACACTACAAACCGAAGGAACGGAGCCGACGCTCGATCAGAGTGGAAGTAGCTCACAGACTCTGCACTACGCCAGGGAAGAAGACGGAGAACCCTCTTTTCTCCATCGCAAGTCAATCATACCAGGACGAAAGCGAGGATGGATGGAAAAGTTCGACCCAGGTCGGTGTCGGGCAGCAGCAACCACACTTTCGATCAAGAGCATCCGCCAGTCTTCTGCTACTTACCCACGCAAATCTACGCCGGCATCGACTTCCACTGCTCGTGGTCAGGACCCCTGCTTTCCAAACGCGTCATCGGCGTCTCCGACAGATCGATTGCAGGTTTCCGCGCTTGCGTCTGATTTGTCCGACAGTAGCAGTCTCACTTCACTGCACACTTCCGAGACTGCTCACTCACCTCGCTCCAAGCTAGAAGTTGCTCAGTATCGTCAAGAGGATGCAGACTTGGTAGACGACACATTATCGTCACGGCAGCCTTCGCATTGTTGGCAGAGTCCCGAGCAGCCCTTCTCGATCGCGAGGCGCTCTCTTGGTCGATCGCTCGATCAAGGATTGGAGCTCGTCTTCGATACGGGAAACTGGGCCCAGTGCAACGGGGTAGAGTTGGTACACGATGCGGAACGCAATAATGAACAAGTCAGAGATATTGAAGTTAAGCGATCCGAGTCGGTGTACTCGTCCGCATCGACACAAGTTGCTACAAATCGAGCCCTAGATACGGTAGTGAAAAGGATTGGAAATTTAGGAGAACCACAAAGAGCCGCGCAACATCAAACCGGGGTAAGCGATCGTTGTGGTAGTCATTCACGAGAGTTTGTTGGAGCAGCGGTATCAACAATTGATCGAGAAAGATGCGGTGGAAGACATCCTATGCGGTATACGTTTGGGGTTTCAAGCGAAAATTCTAGAAAAATGGAAACCACCAGCATTCTGTCATTGAGTTCCAACGATGAATCATCACACGTGAGCTCTCTACGACCGTCTGTGTTTGGTACTGGACAGGGAAAAAATTGCTCACGAGGAATGAGACCTCCAGTTGGCTTACAGGGTGGCAAATTTGTTTGGCAAACCGAGACGGGGAGTCGGCCAGTGGATATAGACATGTCGTTGCAATCCCATGACACACCGAGCTCTGTTGGAGTTAAAATTGATGGATACTTTTCACGTGTTTCGGTGACTTGTCCAGGCTCTAACGCGTCCCCTTCAATGCTTGCTTCCTCATTGAACCAATCTCTCCCCCCCAGTGCCAGAAAACGTTCCgggaaagaaaatgagaatggaagaaaagcacTCATCGAAAATATCAATGTCGCAACTCACGAGCAGAGATATTCTGCTCTAGCAAAGTCTGAGAAGGCCCCGACCATTCTGTCTGAAAGAGTACGGGCTGCTATTTCGAGCGGTTTAAGGTCCTCTGTGTCCCCAGAAACAAAATCGTCTTATCTCGCAAGCTCCGTTCGAAATAGTTCAGAATTGGAAGGGGCGATCGTTGATGAGGTCAACATCGCTTCCTGTGCTCAGAACTACTCAAATGCAAGACGAAATGCAGCGCTTTCGCAGGATCGTCCAGTCGACATAGGTGGAGATGCGGCAtgcgaaagaagaaaacagaAAAATGAGGAATTTGCCAAAATCGCAAAAGAAACTTCGAGCAGCCAACCCGCAAATTCTGTAAGCGCTGTTGAAGGCTGTGCTTCCGACGTCTCATTTTGCACGAAACTGGCAAACAAGAGCGCTCCTGTCAACCGTGATTATGCAATTAAGTCCCACCGTCCAGTGAGGATAGGACGGCGGATTCCCCGAGCTGCTGTTGCATTTTTGTCGGCTGCTACGAGGACCCAAAATACCCCAAAGGACCCCGAGACAATAGAAAATCTTCCGTACTCATGTTTAGATCAAAATGGAGAAGTAAGCCTCGACTTTGAGGAGAGAGGTTTGGAAGAGCAAAAACCTTTCCAGAACGGAAGATATATCGACATGCGACGTCGTAAATCAACCTCCGAATCTTTTGAGAAGGGTGAGGAGAAATACATTGGTGGCAGTGAAGATGGGGTCCGAACCTTTCGCGAACGATGCGAGGCCCCTCATGGCCGAGCTCGATCTGTCAACGAAGTATCGAGAAAGCGAGCATTGTTTGAAAAGAACGCAAATATTGTATTGAAACGCACGGGCAGTGGCAATATCAAATTTAAAAAAGCTTTTGCACACTTTGAAAACGTGAAGACAACTCCATCCTTGTCAGGAAAAATACGCCGAGAGTCCACGCCCTTTTCAAATTCATACAGCAATACTGCATCCGACAATAAAGCATACGCAGAATCCTGGAGCGTTTCAGTTACAGATCGAATCAAGCTACTCAATTCGAGACATGTAACTTCAAGAGAACCTCAATGGCCTGAGCACCAAGGTCCTATGTGCAGCAGGTTCCATTTAAAAACGAGATCCGGCAAAGCAGATAGATTTTATGTGTTACATGCCGCCGCTGAAAGTTCTGACGACCTTAATGCCCGTCGTTGGCTCACAACAAATGAGCATGCAAGTGAACGGAATGACGGAACTTTTTCTCCGGAGCTGAAATTGCCTATTTCCGGAACAAGCAATGATCCGAGGATGCAGCCTGATTTCTTTTCTTGGACTCTGTCACCAGCTTCCACTTGTTTATCGACCGACTGCCAACCACCAGACACTCTCTCTGAATCACGTAAGATATCAGGTGACGAGGTCGCAAATGTTCGTAGCAAAGTTGCTTTGTCTAGTGTCAAGCCTGTTCCTGCcttgccttttcttccaaaacccATTGCGCTCAAATCCGTTCCTTCGCGTCACTGTTTCCAGCGAAGCAATGCATCGTCACAAAGTAACAAAGGCATCCCCATTGTCCTACATCCAATTTCTCGCCCTTGTGCACCCAACGACCAGTTGCTCGGGAGTGTTCGTTCATGTTCCGTAGCTCACGTGATTACTGGGAAAGATATGTCGAAAAGATTTCCGCCTCTCTTTGTGCCAGAGACAATGCCACCCGCGCGCTCGCCGACTCTAGTGCCATCTGAGGGCCCAGAAGCCACGGCTCCAAGAACACAACAGAGACGAAAAGTCATTGAAATTGAGTCGAATTGTGCTGAGAAACCCGGGAAGGCTTCTGAAAAAAAATTGGCATCAGTACCGACTCTGAAAGCACCTGACACAAGCGCACTCCACGACTCTTGCATATTATCGCAAGTATTGACTCTTGAGCCTGATTTCTCTCATGCATCGGATGAGTCGTCGCTTTCCCAAAGTGGGAGTGAATATTCCTCTGGGGTCACGTTAGATCTTTCCATCGCTGATGTCTCGTGCCTGACAAATCCTACTGCTTTTGTCAGCAAAGTAGGCGATTTTTTCGAGAACGAGACGCTAAGAAAGCAAAATGCTTCGGTGACCCATTCAAATCCCTTCCTATCGAAATCACATTTATGCTCAGATACAATCAAAGCGTCAGCAAAGAGATCTGAAGCGTCTTCGAGTCAACCGTCAGAGGCGGCAGCTCCGCTGATAGCTCGGGCAATGAGACTCCGACCAATGTCGGACGAGTTAAGTGCTGGCGATAGTCTTTTTGCTGGTGGGGCTTTGGATGCTGGTCAGTGGGACCAGCCAAGGGGACATTATTTTGCTCCTGCGCCATTCACATCGAGAGCTCCCGTGCCGACGGCATTGTCAATCGAGAAATCGAATTtgacttcacagtcagcaacaGAGGACTTTTTAATGAAAAATACTGGTTGGGACCTAGCAGACGTCAATTCGCTGTTTCCGGTTGACAGCTCCTTCGCTGCCGATCTATTTGAATTTGAAACAGAATTGAGTCCGGCAAATGCGGAAGCTAACGAACGTTTCTTTGTAACCTCCAAAAGTGAGAATCTGATAAGTCAGTCTCCTTCTGAAATTGAGGTGGTATTACTGGGATCGTCTACGCTGGTCAACAATGAAGACGCCGACCCTAGAAAGTCGAAAATGTCTTGGGGAAACAAACTGGTTGGTGCTCGCTTAGGTTGTAATTCTTTGACGGATGATTCGCATCCACAGCCGCAAGTGAATCATCACCAACTAAAGGCACTCACCATTTCATTAGACGCATCGCAAAGGATTCCTTTTTCATCGTCCAATAAAGTTTCTGTTCGGATTTGCTCTCGTCAGAGAGATGCTGCCTTAGACAGCTTGAGAATGATGGGACCGTCAAATGTGGGAAAAACACCCGATATTGACGAGTTCACCGCAACTTCTCAGTTGATTGAAGACAACCAAACATGTAAAATATCTTGCTCTTCATCATTAGCTTTGAGCAAGCATTCCTTTGCTTTAAGTGATGCGACTCACAGCTCGAAGAACATTCCAATAGCAGCACCTGCATTTTTGCCAATTCAAAGAACAATGACCGAGAGTAGGGGGAGATTACCATCATGGCAAAGACAAACAAAACCGCCACATTCTACCGATCAATCACATCACATGTACAGGGTCTCTGAGACATCAGGGACAGCTCCGAGTCCATCAGGCATACCCTCCCAACGCGACACACACACCGCGCTTGTCGACCGACTGAAAAGGTTGAAGGAAGCCCGACTGCGACGGTCCAATGCAGCAGTGACGTACGATGTGCCAAATATACACACGCTCCACGGACCTGGGCCCTCAGTCGAACATGACGGTTTGTCCAACAGCACTTTGTCAAGTACACGATTTGGAGGTAGAATATTCTTATCCTCATTGGATGTAGACTAGCTGTAAACTGAGGACAAACTCAAGTTAAAAGGGGACATCAGACCGCCAATCTTTTCTTTCCTGTCGATTAATTGTTTCCTAATGCAAGTTCTCGTAAAGTTAACGTGAATCAACGTTTACGCACGCACATAGAATCTTTCCAATGTGGCGAAAGAGAAAAGCTAGAAGCTCATGAAAAACAACAAGGATGTTTCCGAAGGGATTCTCGAGGAAAATGAAAAAAGACCAACTCCATGTTAACGACACAGTATTTTTCATGTCTTGTGCATTTCCTTGCCTGGTACGACGAGGAAGTGGAAAGGTGTCCGCATACATTTCTCACGGCAATGTACAAAGGCGAACATTCAGTTTTTTTCGGAGTTCACATGAAAAAATCTCTTTCGGTGCAGATCACTCTCAACaagcttttcctttttgtcgtttgcaCGCCCACTATGAAAACGACAATGGTAAAAAGCGATTTTGGTTCCTATTTTCTCATTGGCCATGCTATGGTTAAACATTTGCCTCAATTTATATATTTAGAATTTGACGAGGAAACTGGGCCAGGCGGACGGTTCTACCTTTGAGTTGAGAACTTTGCAACTCGCGTATCGCCGCTCTCGCCCAGGAAGCGTCCGCAAAGTGCACAATGTAGGTCAGCGGTGCTTGCTTATTGTTGCTCCTCTTTCCTGGCCACAATTCGATGGGAGGTCCATTCACAGTGAGGTCAAAGCGGCTAAAGAAATGAATAAGGCTTATGGCGTTGGTGTCGAAAGGGCAGTTCTCAACACGTACTGTGGCGTCAGTGACCTTCGGAAAGAGCAAATCGTCCGCGCTGTTAGGTCCATTACTGGAGACAATTTTGACTTGCTTCCAAGCGCAATAGAGAGGGTTCGTCTGCGAATATTTCAACAGCGCGAATACCCTGGATCGACTTGGTAAACGAATATGCCAACCCATGGGTCGCCCAAACGGAGACAGAATAAGTCTAGCTTCCTGAACCCAGGCATCAGAATCTATATTTTCCACGACAGGCAACGTATCCCGACTGTCAGAATCCCATGCTGCGTCCATGTTCAAAACAGATCCATTTTGGATTTCTAAAACTGCGTTCCTTATACCGTCAAGAATGGCCTGAAGAGAGGATAATGGTGGAATTCCTTCTACTCGGACCCATGAACTTGTTGGAATAGCTTCGCCTGAAAGGTTGCTGTAGTGCCCAGCCAAAATTCCTTCCTGAGAATTTGTTTGCACGCCCGCAGAATGTTGTTTGTCGTGAAGGAAGTGCTTTCTAAAGACCGCAGGTTTGGGGCTGAGTTCGCAACTGTTCCGGTTCGCAGCGCGCGACAGTTTGGACATAGTCGAGCTGTCGTGATGGACAAGGCATGGCGCCATATTTGGTCCTTCCAAACTCTCTACGTCCGTACCCTCAACAGAATTATGAACAAATTTTGACTGGGGAGCTTCTGTGGATATGCCAGGAGACCCAAGAGAAGTAAAGTTCACCGCCAGTCCTCGCCGCAGTTGAAGACAGCGCGGCATCACCGGAcaaattgacagtaaagCATAGttcattgttgcagcttcCTTGCAAGCTTTCGTCGGAGGTGGTGTTTGGAAGTTTGCCTCCTGCTGTTAGAAGACGCATATAGTAACTAACAGCCTGTTCTAACACCGTAAATTTGTCGTGGTTCCCATTCGTTCTCCCATGTGTTGACATGAATGAAAGTAACAGCCGGGTTTTGTATTTTCTATAGAGGTTGGGTCTTATTCAGAGTCAAGTCACTATTTCCCCATTTGGGCCAAAACGAAAGATTAGCTAATGTGAGTGAAAACTTTGAGCTTTCACAGAGCCTTCCTGGCCAAAGAAAGGCATGCTTCTCTGAAGCCAATTAAAGAATATTTCTCTGGAGCCAAAAGGTAACATGGCTGCAAAGGCCACCTTAATTGTAAATCTTTTCCCATTGTAGTTCAGGTTTGTGGCCATTGCTGTTGACAAAGCAACCCAAACTGAGACAAAACAGAAAAAAGCATATGGTATTGGCTTCTTAAGGCGACAATTCTTAAAAACTGAATGAATGTATTAGCTTCATGCAAGAACAAAGAATGGGAATCCTGCTATTGTCAACTGAAAGACTATTTTTGGGAAAGAAGTTGAGCACCAACAACACTTCAATTTGATGAAAGGTCTcacatagtacaaccaatgtacatACGTAGGACAGAaacgctgtttgacagtgcgtggTAACACACGTTGGGCATtatgacaaacaacctgcaatgTTAGAACAACAATTCCCACGTTCACAATCGTTAAGTAAGGACGTGTGGACACTTCCTTAAATAGACGATTACTTAGAGTGAAT
The sequence above is a segment of the Phaeodactylum tricornutum CCAP 1055/1 chromosome 10, whole genome shotgun sequence genome. Coding sequences within it:
- a CDS encoding predicted protein translates to MNYALLSICPVMPRCLQLRRGLAVNFTSLGSPGISTEAPQSKFVHNSVEGTDVESLEGPNMAPCLVHHDSSTMSKLSRAANRNSCELSPKPAVFRKHFLHDKQHSAGVQTNSQEGILAGHYSNLSGEAIPTSSWVRVEGIPPLSSLQAILDGIRNAVLEIQNGSVLNMDAAWDSDSRDTLPVVENIDSDAWVQEARLILSPFGRPMGWHIRLPSRSRVFALLKYSQTNPLYCAWKQVKIVSSNGPNSADDLLFPKVTDATVRVENCPFDTNAISLIHFFSRFDLTVNGPPIELWPGKRSNNKQAPLTYIVHFADASWARAAIRELQSSQLKGRTVRLAQFPRQILNI
- the IPMDH gene encoding 3-isopropylmalate dehydrogenase (3-isopropylmalate dehydrogenase Amino acids metabolism); translation: MGLLTKSPLALIVVLGVASLSDAFVPQHSRFARHPSVKDAVSKKDSYDITLLPGDGIGPEITESTKKVLTALCEKCGFDMNLKVALIGGAAIDAVNDPFPQESLEQCQASDSVLLACIGGYKWDSNPRELRPESGLLKMRKEMGLFANLRPAKVLPQLIDASTLKREVVEGVDVMVVRELTGDVYFGTPKGIETINGERVGYNNMIYSESEIDRIARVAGDVASKRGKKLCSVDKANVLDVSQLWREVVTDVITKDFPDVELSHMYVDNAAMQLIRWPKQFDTIVCGNIFGDILSDEASMLVGSLGMLPSASIGESGPGVFEPCHGSAPDIAGEDKANPLAMILSAAMMLKYDLDRPDEALLLENAVEAVLDQGLRTPDIKQEGDGCKLVGCSEMGEAVAKIVTELDVPNSAEVSV